One Romboutsia sp. 13368 genomic window carries:
- a CDS encoding capping complex subunit for YIEGIA: protein MGMNIGITDYTLGIITTDKNMKTAGGCPIIYADDNKDLQYKAMLMAKSVGGMVHSISKEILIVVKH from the coding sequence ATGGGAATGAATATAGGTATAACTGATTATACTCTGGGTATAATTACAACAGATAAAAATATGAAAACTGCAGGAGGATGTCCAATAATTTACGCAGATGATAATAAAGATCTACAATATAAGGCTATGCTAATGGCTAAAAGTGTTGGTGGAATGGTTCACTCTATTAGTAAAGAAATATTAATTGTAGTTAAACATTAG
- a CDS encoding YIEGIA domain-containing protein, whose product MDKIFFIGIIIGMLSRLIMLHLDQKQYPTEPNILLSQLVLAFVASSLGALLVPALIERSYTSITFLSLAAQQFRQVRDNRRDTLQSLEDVQLIQRGNAFIEEIARTYEVRNYTCIVTSFITVGIYYVITSEFKLGEIPSIIISSICGVVLAFILKKALTRKSIGDIADVVPAEISFVNESIMQIGDLKGITNVGLEADRQKYLTRGLGIEIIPKDKSYTNIGTIYDPGQRQAIIYNIYSRIGISREDTEPAFYPLPRINLKNGSLMIAVVPVDKDINKLIDAVKSCPILSSAKGKNVSLKNYKIDEKGSV is encoded by the coding sequence ATGGACAAAATATTTTTTATTGGTATTATTATAGGCATGTTATCGAGACTTATTATGTTACATTTAGATCAGAAACAATATCCAACTGAACCAAATATTTTATTGTCTCAATTGGTTTTAGCATTCGTTGCCTCATCATTAGGTGCCTTATTAGTACCTGCACTTATAGAACGTTCATATACATCTATAACCTTCTTATCTTTAGCAGCACAACAATTTAGACAAGTAAGGGATAATAGAAGGGATACATTACAAAGCTTAGAAGATGTGCAATTAATACAAAGAGGAAATGCATTTATTGAAGAGATAGCTAGAACTTATGAAGTTAGAAATTATACTTGTATAGTTACTTCATTTATTACAGTAGGAATTTATTATGTAATTACAAGTGAATTTAAGTTAGGTGAAATACCATCAATTATAATAAGTTCTATATGTGGAGTAGTTTTAGCATTTATACTTAAAAAAGCACTTACAAGAAAAAGTATTGGTGATATAGCAGATGTGGTACCTGCTGAGATTAGCTTTGTAAATGAATCTATTATGCAAATAGGAGATTTAAAAGGAATCACTAATGTAGGTTTAGAAGCAGATAGACAAAAATATCTAACTAGAGGACTAGGAATAGAAATAATACCTAAAGATAAAAGTTATACTAATATAGGAACAATATATGATCCAGGTCAACGTCAAGCTATTATATATAATATATATTCTAGAATTGGTATATCAAGAGAAGATACTGAACCAGCTTTCTATCCATTACCTAGAATAAATTTAAAAAATGGTAGCCTTATGATAGCTGTTGTTCCAGTAGATAAAGATATTAATAAGTTAATAGATGCTGTTAAATCATGTCCTATTTTATCTAGTGCAAAAGGAAAGAATGTATCATTAAAAAATTATAAAATAGACGAGAAGGGAAGTGTATAA
- a CDS encoding YIEGIA domain-containing protein — protein MKESLIADELFRRAFIVALLIGIFTRGLVLRITDKQYPSRPQDYLEQIIISGLAAALGAIAFPALIDKEFSALTFFAVAIQQFQGLSQEEQISIENIDEGEVVPKGAGYIEEISSTYESRSYISLFSSLVASVLYIYPARAYKLGFLPCTILAIIGGAIVGFIFKWYLKRRSIGDIADVVEAKINFDGPILKVNDVYINNIGLEDSRDRYLNQGIAIEVVPKDMKAYGIISDLGQRQAILHNLFIHFGINKDVDEKDLLATTKLDLDKNTLLIPYLPLVKDMDEIMKVVKSTPILEVSKGKQSAYSGEKL, from the coding sequence ATGAAGGAAAGTCTCATAGCTGATGAGTTATTTAGGCGTGCATTTATAGTAGCTTTACTTATAGGAATATTTACTAGAGGATTGGTATTAAGGATTACAGATAAACAGTATCCGTCTAGACCTCAAGATTATTTAGAACAAATAATAATATCTGGATTAGCAGCAGCTCTTGGTGCAATTGCATTTCCAGCCTTAATCGATAAAGAATTTTCTGCATTAACATTTTTTGCAGTAGCAATACAGCAATTTCAAGGATTATCACAAGAAGAACAGATATCAATAGAAAACATCGATGAAGGAGAGGTAGTTCCTAAAGGTGCAGGATACATAGAAGAAATATCATCTACATACGAGAGTAGAAGTTATATAAGTTTATTTTCATCATTAGTTGCCTCAGTATTATACATATATCCTGCTAGAGCTTATAAATTAGGGTTTCTACCATGTACTATTTTAGCGATAATAGGAGGAGCAATAGTAGGATTTATTTTTAAATGGTATTTAAAAAGACGTAGCATAGGAGATATAGCGGATGTGGTAGAGGCTAAAATTAATTTTGATGGCCCAATATTAAAGGTTAATGATGTATATATAAATAATATAGGTTTAGAAGATAGCAGAGATAGATATTTAAACCAAGGTATTGCAATAGAAGTTGTACCTAAGGATATGAAGGCTTATGGGATTATTAGTGATTTAGGTCAAAGACAAGCTATACTTCATAATTTATTTATTCATTTTGGTATAAATAAAGATGTAGATGAAAAAGATTTATTAGCTACTACAAAACTTGACTTAGATAAAAATACATTACTAATTCCATATTTACCGCTTGTTAAAGATATGGATGAAATAATGAAAGTAGTAAAAAGTACACCAATATTAGAAGTGTCTAAAGGAAAACAAAGTGCTTATAGTGGTGAAAAATTATAA